The following is a genomic window from Ignavibacteria bacterium.
CTCACCGGTTACGGCGGCGGTTTATGGCGAAAAAAATGGCTGCTGGACTTTGAGAAAAAAACTAACTCGCTTTTTCCCAGTTCAAACGATTAATATCAATTTTATAATTGTTTTCATCTAATAATATATGTGAGCCCGGTGCTTTTATATCAACATCTATTTCAGTCTTTTTATTAAACTGATTGTAGATCAGCCAGATGAAAAACAGAACTGCAATAAATATCAACGCCATGATGAATATTGATACACCCGATGATTTTGCTTCTTCTGCCATATTATTGTTTTTAATTAGTTCATAATAATGTAAGGCAATTGGCAGACCAAACTTCACTGCTTTTTTCAGATAAAAATTCAATTTTTATTTACTAGTGAATATGACATATTGTCATGATTGTCAAACTTCTGAATTTTAAATAATATTATGTCTCAAGAAAATCCTTTCCGTGTAGTTTATGCGTTAATTTGGAAATCAAATAAACCTGATGATGAGTTCGACTCAACTGAATTCGAATGCAGAATCCCACGTTTAATGGAATGGCTGAAAGACTTGAAGAAAAAAGGCAAGCTCGTTGCATGCGGAGGAGGCGGGTTTGAGAACCACGCGGGCGGATTAACGCTAATAAATGCCGACAGCATAGAAGAAGCGCAGCAGTTAAGCAATGGCACTCCAATGAATGAAATCGGCACAACCGAAATTATGGTCTGGGATGTTTATTACGCCGATATATCCGAAAAGAAACAGGAAAAAACTTTAGAATCTTAATATTAATAAATGCCTGACTTAAAAGAATCTATAGATAAATTAAATTTTCTTCTCGGCAAGTGGGAAGGTTTCGGAGCAGTTCAATATCCAACTATAGAAGGATGCGAATATAGAGAAGAATTAATTTTTGAAACTAATAATTGCGAACCGCTTATAACATATATCCAAAAAACTTTTTATAAAAAAAATAATTTGCCGCTTCATTCTGAAAGCGGGTATATTTTCAGCAAGGAAGACGGAAGTTATGAAATGAACAATGTCCAGAACAACGGAAGATTTGAATGGATGAAAGGCACACTTGAAAACTCAGGCAATAAAAATATTTTAACGTTTGAGTATAAAAATGTTTATAATGATGAAAGAATTGTAAGAACGCAAAGAATATTTGAAGTGAAAGACAATACATTGAATTATTTTGGAAACATGCAGACGCAAAAAGTTGATTTTCAAAATCATTTAACAGCAAAGCTTGTCAGAGTTTAAACCTTATAACAAACCAATATTGTTATACGACGGCGTTTGCAATCTTTGCAACTGGATTGTGAAGTTCACGATCCAGCGTGACAAAACGGGAAAGTTTATGTATGCTGCATTGCAAAAAGAAAAAGGTCAGGAGATTCTGAAACACTTTGGATTAATTACTCAGGACTTTGATTCATTTGTTATGGTTGTAGGTGATAAGTATTACACAAAATCTTCGGCTGCGCTTC
Proteins encoded in this region:
- a CDS encoding FABP family protein, producing the protein MPDLKESIDKLNFLLGKWEGFGAVQYPTIEGCEYREELIFETNNCEPLITYIQKTFYKKNNLPLHSESGYIFSKEDGSYEMNNVQNNGRFEWMKGTLENSGNKNILTFEYKNVYNDERIVRTQRIFEVKDNTLNYFGNMQTQKVDFQNHLTAKLVRV
- a CDS encoding thiol-disulfide oxidoreductase DCC family protein, which gives rise to MSEFKPYNKPILLYDGVCNLCNWIVKFTIQRDKTGKFMYAALQKEKGQEILKHFGLITQDFDSFVMVVGDKYYTKSSAALQAMKIMGGMWSLLYAFIIIPKPMRDFFYNLIAKNRYRMFGKQESCLLPRPEWKERFLD
- a CDS encoding YciI family protein; this encodes MSQENPFRVVYALIWKSNKPDDEFDSTEFECRIPRLMEWLKDLKKKGKLVACGGGGFENHAGGLTLINADSIEEAQQLSNGTPMNEIGTTEIMVWDVYYADISEKKQEKTLES